From the Alloalcanivorax dieselolei B5 genome, one window contains:
- a CDS encoding branched-chain amino acid ABC transporter permease has translation MSAPQDIFDADTGNRSWWERLRGFQQDKPHLFLLLIMVVIPLFLMNPSTWAVLTLSGLAMGAMLFLMASGMTLTFGLMNVLNLAHGSFISLGAFAGATVLTMWLNDYTSGSLWVNLLAVIPALLFALVVAGLLGVLFERLVIRPVYGDHLKQILVTVGGSIIVMELLQVIWGSNEIPVPRPEALRGALLISDAIPIIGGIALEKYRLLAVVLGLAVYALMLWVIDRTRLGILIRAGVENREMVEVHGYRIRLLFLAVFVAGSALAGIGGAMWAMYREIITAHMGEELMISVIVVIILGGLGSVRGCFYGAMLVGLINLYVGFLEPRLAAVATVGLMVAVLMWRPQGLIPVIKV, from the coding sequence ATGTCCGCTCCTCAAGATATTTTTGACGCCGACACCGGCAACAGGTCGTGGTGGGAGAGGCTGCGCGGGTTCCAGCAGGACAAGCCGCATCTGTTTCTGCTGCTGATCATGGTGGTGATCCCGCTGTTCCTGATGAACCCGTCCACCTGGGCGGTGCTCACCCTGAGCGGCCTGGCCATGGGCGCCATGCTGTTTCTGATGGCTTCCGGCATGACCCTGACCTTCGGGCTGATGAACGTGCTGAACCTGGCCCACGGTTCCTTTATTTCCCTCGGCGCTTTCGCCGGCGCCACCGTGCTCACCATGTGGTTGAACGACTACACCAGCGGTTCGCTGTGGGTCAATCTGCTGGCGGTGATCCCGGCGCTGCTGTTCGCGCTGGTGGTGGCGGGGCTGCTCGGCGTGTTGTTCGAGCGGCTGGTGATCCGTCCGGTTTATGGCGATCACCTCAAGCAGATTCTGGTGACCGTGGGCGGCTCCATCATCGTCATGGAGTTGCTGCAGGTGATCTGGGGTTCCAACGAGATTCCGGTGCCGCGACCGGAAGCGCTGCGCGGCGCGTTGTTGATCAGCGATGCGATTCCCATCATCGGCGGCATCGCCCTGGAAAAATACCGCCTGCTGGCGGTGGTGCTGGGGCTGGCGGTGTACGCCTTGATGCTGTGGGTAATCGACCGTACTCGCCTGGGCATTCTGATCCGCGCCGGGGTGGAAAACCGGGAGATGGTGGAAGTGCACGGCTACCGTATCCGCCTGCTGTTCCTGGCGGTGTTCGTGGCCGGCTCGGCACTGGCCGGCATCGGTGGCGCCATGTGGGCCATGTACCGGGAGATCATCACCGCGCACATGGGCGAGGAACTGATGATCTCGGTGATCGTGGTGATCATCCTTGGTGGTCTCGGTTCAGTGCGCGGCTGTTTTTACGGCGCCATGCTGGTGGGCCTGATCAATCTCTATGTGGGCTTTCTGGAACCGCGTCTGGCGGCGGTGGCCACCGTCGGGCTGATGGTGGCGGTGCTGATGTGGCGGCCCCAGGGCCTGATTCCGGTCATCAAGGTGTGA
- a CDS encoding branched-chain amino acid ABC transporter permease, with translation MLKTLLSGDYPRSRPLTVLLLLMFLCLALGPFLFPGTRAFSTLGMICVFVIVVASYDLMLGYTHIVSFAHTMFFGIGAYGVAMTMDAMGKGFAPIFIGLGASLLVSLLLALLLGLLSLRVKAIFFALVTLAVAFAFLSLVTQLYHITGGEDGLRVRVPRELGPAFKPFDGELRGFSITTFLGGLFTDPGNLGEVWRESLFKARLTGRDLMYYITFFITVGVFLFLLRLVNSPFGRVLQAIRENEFRAQALGYRTVFYRTAVVIISALLATLAGVLFALINRYVNPENTLNFELMVFILLMCVIGGMGTLYGAVVGAVLFLLAQNYLQDVLKWLGGGLEPGTLLAELVGPERWLLWFGLLFVLSVYFFPAGIVGQLRLWARRSSSRKQGNGDDATATGEQESGNKGKDGPVVS, from the coding sequence ATGCTGAAGACCTTGCTTTCCGGAGATTATCCGCGCAGCCGTCCGCTCACCGTGCTGCTGCTGTTGATGTTCCTGTGTCTGGCGCTGGGGCCGTTCCTGTTCCCCGGCACCCGGGCGTTTTCCACCCTGGGCATGATCTGCGTGTTCGTGATCGTGGTGGCGTCCTACGATCTGATGCTGGGGTACACCCACATCGTGTCCTTTGCCCATACCATGTTTTTCGGTATTGGCGCCTACGGCGTGGCGATGACCATGGACGCCATGGGCAAAGGCTTCGCGCCGATCTTCATCGGCCTGGGCGCCTCTCTGCTGGTCAGCTTGCTGTTGGCGTTGTTACTGGGATTGTTGTCATTGCGGGTGAAGGCGATCTTCTTCGCGCTGGTGACGCTGGCGGTGGCGTTCGCGTTCCTCAGCCTGGTGACGCAGCTTTATCACATCACCGGCGGAGAGGATGGTCTGCGAGTGCGGGTGCCGCGTGAACTGGGGCCAGCCTTCAAACCTTTTGATGGCGAACTGCGCGGCTTCAGTATCACCACCTTCCTGGGCGGCCTGTTCACCGATCCGGGAAATCTCGGTGAGGTATGGCGTGAGTCGCTGTTCAAGGCGCGTCTCACCGGCCGGGATCTGATGTACTACATTACTTTCTTCATCACCGTTGGTGTGTTCCTGTTCCTGTTGCGTCTGGTCAACTCACCGTTCGGGCGTGTGCTGCAGGCGATTCGGGAGAACGAATTCCGTGCCCAGGCGCTCGGTTACCGGACCGTGTTCTACCGCACCGCGGTGGTGATCATCTCCGCTTTGCTGGCGACGCTGGCCGGGGTGCTGTTCGCGCTGATCAACCGCTATGTGAATCCGGAGAACACGCTGAATTTCGAGCTGATGGTGTTCATTCTGTTGATGTGTGTGATCGGTGGCATGGGCACACTGTATGGCGCGGTGGTGGGTGCGGTATTGTTCCTGTTGGCGCAGAATTATCTGCAGGATGTGCTCAAGTGGCTGGGCGGCGGCCTGGAGCCGGGCACGCTGCTGGCGGAGCTGGTGGGGCCGGAACGCTGGTTGCTGTGGTTCGGTTTGCTGTTCGTGCTCAGCGTGTACTTTTTCCCCGCCGGCATCGTCGGTCAGTTACGGTTGTGGGCCCGGCGGTCGTCATCGCGGAAACAGGGCAACGGTGATGACGCCACGGCGACCGGCGAGCAGGAAAGCGGCAACAAGGGCAAGGACGGCCCGGTGGTGTCATGA
- a CDS encoding 3-hydroxybutyrate dehydrogenase: MGEQAGRLHGKVALITGAARGIGRGIAECYAREGARVAVADLDSDSAGETAAAIRATGGEAMAVTMDVTDEAAVSDGVSAVVTAWGGLDVAFANAGIQHIDPLDQLSFANWRKVMAVHLDGAFLLTREALRAMYASGGGTMLYMGSVHSLEASPLKAPYVAAKHALLGLCRSVAKEGAAHGVRSNIICPGFVRTPLVDKQIPEQAKELGISEDEVIRNVMLKNTVDGEFTTVEDVAELALHLAAFPSAALTGQSVVVSHGWHMG, from the coding sequence ATGGGAGAGCAAGCGGGACGTCTGCACGGCAAGGTGGCGTTGATCACCGGCGCCGCTCGCGGCATTGGCCGGGGCATCGCCGAGTGCTATGCCCGGGAAGGGGCGCGGGTGGCGGTGGCCGACCTGGACAGTGACAGTGCCGGGGAAACGGCGGCGGCGATTCGGGCCACCGGCGGCGAGGCCATGGCGGTGACCATGGATGTTACCGACGAAGCGGCGGTCAGCGACGGCGTCAGCGCCGTGGTGACCGCCTGGGGCGGTCTGGACGTGGCGTTCGCCAATGCCGGCATTCAACACATCGACCCGCTGGATCAGTTGTCCTTCGCCAATTGGCGCAAGGTCATGGCGGTGCATCTGGATGGCGCTTTTCTGCTTACCCGGGAGGCGCTGCGGGCCATGTATGCCAGCGGTGGCGGCACCATGCTGTACATGGGGTCGGTGCATTCACTGGAAGCCTCACCGCTGAAAGCGCCCTATGTGGCCGCCAAGCACGCCCTGCTTGGCCTGTGCCGTTCGGTGGCGAAGGAGGGTGCCGCCCACGGTGTGCGCAGCAACATCATCTGTCCCGGCTTCGTGCGCACCCCACTGGTGGATAAACAGATCCCGGAGCAGGCAAAAGAGCTCGGCATCTCCGAGGATGAAGTGATCCGCAACGTCATGCTCAAGAACACCGTGGACGGCGAATTCACCACCGTGGAGGATGTGGCGGAACTGGCCCTGCACCTGGCGGCCTTCCCCTCGGCGGCGCTCACCGGCCAGTCCGTGGTGGTCAGCCATGGGTGGCATATGGGATAG
- the minE gene encoding cell division topological specificity factor MinE codes for MGIFSYLLPKKQNTASTAKERLQIIVARERSGRGGPDYLPQLQEELLAVVRKYVPVSPEAVNVQVDRESGCEVLELNITLPEGEDD; via the coding sequence ATGGGCATCTTCAGTTACTTGCTGCCTAAGAAGCAGAACACCGCCTCCACCGCCAAGGAGCGGCTGCAAATCATCGTTGCCCGCGAACGCAGCGGACGCGGCGGTCCCGATTACCTGCCCCAACTGCAGGAAGAGCTGCTGGCCGTGGTGCGCAAATACGTGCCGGTGAGCCCGGAGGCGGTGAATGTGCAAGTGGACCGGGAGTCCGGCTGTGAGGTTCTGGAACTGAACATCACCCTGCCGGAAGGCGAGGACGATTGA
- the minD gene encoding septum site-determining protein MinD — protein MTKIVVVTSGKGGVGKTTTSAALATGLAMRGHKTTVIDFDVGLRNLDLIMGCERRVVYDLVNVINGDANLKQGLIKDKRVENLFILPASQTRDKDALSQEGVEKVLNGLRDMEMEYVICDSPAGIEKGALMAAYFADEAIVVTNPEVSSVRDSDRILGILSSKTRKAELGEGDIPARLLLTRYSPERVERGEMLSVEDVQEILAVDLLGVIPESQAVLNASNSGAPVILDLESDAGLAYADAVARFIGEERPHRFLTAAKKGLFGRLFGG, from the coding sequence GTGACAAAAATCGTGGTCGTGACATCCGGCAAGGGAGGAGTGGGCAAGACCACCACCAGCGCCGCCCTGGCAACCGGTCTCGCCATGCGTGGCCATAAAACCACGGTAATCGATTTTGATGTGGGGCTGCGGAATCTGGACCTGATCATGGGTTGCGAGCGCCGCGTGGTTTACGACCTGGTCAACGTGATCAACGGTGACGCCAACCTCAAGCAGGGTCTGATCAAGGACAAACGGGTGGAGAATCTGTTCATCCTGCCCGCCTCCCAGACCCGCGACAAGGACGCCCTGAGCCAGGAAGGCGTGGAGAAAGTGCTCAACGGCCTACGTGACATGGAAATGGAATACGTGATCTGCGACAGCCCGGCGGGGATCGAGAAGGGCGCGCTGATGGCCGCTTATTTCGCCGACGAAGCGATCGTGGTGACCAACCCCGAAGTGTCCAGTGTGCGCGACTCCGACCGCATCCTGGGGATTCTCTCCAGCAAGACCCGCAAGGCCGAACTGGGCGAAGGCGACATTCCCGCCCGGCTGCTGCTGACCCGCTACTCTCCGGAACGCGTGGAGCGCGGAGAAATGCTGTCCGTGGAGGACGTGCAGGAAATTCTCGCCGTGGACCTGCTCGGTGTGATTCCCGAATCCCAGGCCGTGCTCAACGCCAGTAACTCCGGCGCGCCGGTAATCCTGGATCTGGAATCCGATGCTGGTCTGGCTTACGCCGACGCCGTGGCGCGGTTCATTGGCGAGGAACGCCCCCACCGCTTCCTCACCGCCGCCAAAAAAGGATTGTTTGGACGACTGTTCGGAGGCTAA
- the minC gene encoding septum site-determining protein MinC, with protein MTVSIEEKASFEFKGRMLMATVLYLKDLDSRSLHQQISQRLEDAAQWLLDAPVVVDVAHPEEASQVELLTAVDTLRGLGVNLVALARHPELDDQVAAMLGLGSINLANGRDVARSEPPARAGNTKASPAPAEDTLVVEQPVRSGQQVYARGDLIVLAPVSTGAELVAEGNIHIYNTLRGRALAGVRGNEAARIFCQDLDAELVSIAGHYRVAEDLPDAYRRKPVQMSLDGDAMSFADLMGKS; from the coding sequence ATGACAGTTTCCATCGAGGAAAAGGCAAGTTTCGAGTTCAAGGGCCGCATGCTGATGGCGACGGTCCTCTATCTCAAGGACCTGGACTCCCGTAGTCTGCATCAGCAAATCTCCCAACGGCTGGAAGACGCCGCCCAGTGGCTGCTGGACGCGCCGGTGGTGGTGGATGTGGCCCATCCGGAAGAGGCCTCCCAGGTGGAGCTGCTGACCGCCGTGGACACCCTGCGCGGGCTGGGCGTCAATCTGGTCGCCCTGGCCCGCCACCCGGAACTGGACGACCAGGTAGCCGCCATGCTCGGCCTGGGCAGCATCAATCTGGCCAACGGCCGCGATGTGGCCCGCAGTGAGCCGCCGGCGCGCGCCGGCAATACCAAGGCCTCCCCGGCTCCCGCCGAGGACACCCTGGTAGTGGAGCAGCCCGTGCGTTCCGGACAGCAGGTCTATGCCCGCGGCGATCTGATCGTGCTGGCGCCAGTGAGCACCGGCGCCGAGTTGGTGGCCGAAGGCAATATCCATATTTACAACACGCTGCGCGGACGGGCTCTGGCCGGCGTACGAGGCAATGAGGCGGCGCGGATCTTCTGTCAGGATCTGGATGCGGAACTGGTGTCCATCGCCGGCCATTATCGGGTCGCCGAGGATCTGCCGGACGCCTATCGACGCAAACCCGTGCAAATGAGCCTGGACGGCGACGCCATGAGCTTCGCCGATCTGATGGGCAAAAGTTGA
- a CDS encoding type II toxin-antitoxin system RelE family toxin, translating to MTYKLAFKKSALKEWRKLGPSVRDLFKKKLAERLETPHLPSAAVSGGSNLYKIKLRQLGYRLVYSVSDSTVTVIVLAVGKRNRNEVYDVALSRQEADKR from the coding sequence ATGACCTATAAGCTGGCTTTCAAGAAAAGTGCGTTGAAAGAATGGAGGAAACTCGGCCCCTCAGTCCGCGACCTGTTCAAGAAAAAGCTGGCGGAAAGATTGGAGACTCCCCATCTCCCTTCCGCTGCGGTCAGCGGTGGCTCCAACTTATATAAAATAAAGCTACGGCAGCTTGGTTACCGACTGGTTTATTCCGTATCCGACTCCACCGTCACGGTCATTGTCCTCGCCGTGGGTAAGCGAAATCGAAACGAAGTTTACGACGTCGCACTTTCGCGCCAAGAGGCTGACAAGCGGTAG
- a CDS encoding type II toxin-antitoxin system Phd/YefM family antitoxin: MTHQILTEIAASISELKANPMKVVASGEGMPIAVLNRNEPAFYCIPAKAYEAMMDLIEDKELLELAKRRIKEDSVRVSLDDL, translated from the coding sequence ATGACACATCAAATACTTACAGAGATTGCCGCCAGTATCTCGGAGCTAAAAGCAAATCCCATGAAAGTCGTCGCCAGCGGCGAGGGTATGCCGATTGCCGTTCTCAACAGGAACGAGCCCGCCTTCTATTGCATTCCTGCTAAAGCCTATGAGGCCATGATGGACCTCATCGAGGACAAGGAGCTTCTTGAGCTCGCCAAACGTCGCATCAAGGAAGATAGCGTTCGGGTAAGCCTGGATGACCTATAA
- a CDS encoding GFA family protein, translated as MNTYQGSCHCQSVVFEVRCSLDMAYMCDCSICARKGARMVYAEQADFKLLKGEHSLGCYQFNTKVAEHYFCRTCGIYTHHKPRSLPGKYGINAGCLQGIDPFNLEITKVNGGSR; from the coding sequence ATGAATACGTATCAGGGAAGCTGTCATTGCCAATCAGTGGTATTCGAGGTCAGGTGTAGCCTCGATATGGCCTATATGTGTGACTGCTCCATCTGCGCAAGGAAAGGGGCGAGAATGGTCTACGCAGAGCAAGCCGATTTTAAGCTGTTAAAGGGAGAGCACAGTCTGGGTTGCTATCAGTTCAACACTAAAGTGGCCGAGCATTATTTCTGCAGGACGTGTGGTATCTATACACACCACAAGCCCCGCTCTTTACCCGGCAAGTACGGTATAAACGCCGGGTGTTTACAGGGTATTGATCCATTCAATCTGGAGATCACGAAGGTGAATGGCGGTTCCAGATAG
- a CDS encoding type II toxin-antitoxin system HipA family toxin, with translation MSSAPKQRESVEALSLTLHGQRVGIVSHYAGGKNILVFDPAFAAMPAAPVFTLSQTISKLAFQPRMASQRLPPVLSNLLPEGALRAWMSQALKVHTDNEFPLLAAAGANLPGALVAQPIQAGEIPGWALSQRDRTEPVQINVQALQQKFSLAGVQMKFSASRQDGRMNIASTQGQDEWIIKTPSTVHQQVPANEYSAMKLAEHLGVTIPQIALLPLDQISGLPDIPLPDESLAYAIQRFDRSLRGRIHSEDFAQVFELYAHEKYGRRNYEQIAATIYHYGGEGLPDTQQMARRLLANILLANGDAHLKNWTLHYPDQRTARLAPAYDILTTLPYIRGETDLALNMGRERNWYALTLAHFQLWAERVGVPWPAVRVHLLDARDRAREHWPALLDELPMAPEHKQLLRTHWRNLNDDFRIV, from the coding sequence GTGTCTTCGGCCCCCAAACAACGGGAATCCGTGGAAGCCCTGTCACTGACCCTGCATGGCCAGCGTGTCGGCATCGTGTCGCACTATGCCGGCGGCAAGAATATTCTGGTGTTCGACCCCGCCTTTGCGGCCATGCCCGCGGCACCTGTCTTCACGCTGTCCCAGACTATCTCGAAGCTGGCTTTCCAACCCCGCATGGCCTCACAACGGCTGCCTCCGGTGCTGTCCAATCTGCTGCCCGAAGGCGCTCTGCGGGCCTGGATGAGCCAGGCCCTCAAGGTTCACACCGATAACGAATTCCCATTGCTGGCGGCGGCAGGCGCCAACCTGCCAGGAGCGCTCGTGGCACAACCGATCCAGGCGGGCGAAATCCCGGGTTGGGCTCTTAGCCAGAGGGATCGTACCGAACCGGTTCAAATCAATGTCCAGGCGCTTCAACAGAAGTTTTCCCTCGCTGGCGTACAGATGAAGTTCTCCGCCAGCCGCCAGGATGGACGGATGAACATCGCCTCCACGCAAGGACAAGATGAGTGGATCATCAAAACACCCTCCACCGTGCACCAACAGGTACCCGCCAATGAATACAGCGCCATGAAACTGGCTGAACACCTGGGTGTGACCATTCCACAAATAGCCTTGTTGCCATTGGATCAAATAAGCGGACTACCTGATATTCCGCTGCCTGATGAATCCCTGGCCTACGCCATACAACGGTTTGACCGTTCCCTGCGGGGACGGATCCACAGTGAGGATTTCGCTCAGGTTTTCGAACTGTATGCCCACGAAAAATACGGTCGGAGAAACTATGAGCAGATCGCCGCCACAATCTACCACTATGGCGGAGAAGGCCTGCCGGACACCCAACAGATGGCGCGCCGCCTGCTGGCCAATATCCTCCTCGCCAACGGCGATGCGCATCTTAAAAACTGGACGCTCCACTACCCCGACCAGCGGACGGCACGACTGGCGCCAGCCTACGACATTCTGACAACGCTACCCTATATAAGAGGCGAGACGGATCTCGCCCTGAATATGGGCCGGGAGAGAAACTGGTATGCCTTGACCCTGGCGCATTTCCAGCTGTGGGCGGAACGAGTGGGCGTGCCCTGGCCGGCGGTTCGCGTGCATCTACTGGACGCCCGGGACCGCGCACGGGAACACTGGCCGGCCCTGCTGGACGAATTGCCGATGGCACCGGAACACAAGCAACTCCTGCGTACGCATTGGCGGAATCTCAACGATGATTTCCGTATTGTCTGA
- a CDS encoding helix-turn-helix domain-containing protein, translating into MLEITRILEQRRKSLGLTQKDMLMRIGMSQQQYQRIESGGDTRVSTLLRILEGMGLQLRLVPEEQVAEVDALLNGTGRLERNILSEPDEGHWDRMLKDLED; encoded by the coding sequence ATGCTGGAGATCACCCGGATACTGGAACAACGCCGCAAGTCCCTGGGGCTGACCCAAAAGGACATGTTGATGCGTATCGGCATGTCGCAACAGCAATATCAACGCATCGAATCCGGCGGGGATACTCGCGTCTCCACCCTGCTGCGTATCCTGGAAGGCATGGGACTGCAATTGCGTCTGGTGCCCGAGGAGCAAGTGGCCGAGGTCGACGCTCTGCTGAACGGCACCGGACGACTGGAGCGGAACATCTTGTCCGAGCCGGATGAAGGCCATTGGGACAGGATGCTCAAGGATCTGGAGGACTAG
- a CDS encoding acyl-CoA dehydrogenase, producing the protein MLSLLALLILAATLITVFYLQLSLTVGSITFVVAYLLCGVLFAGWLLNPLLLILVAAALVVLNHPGLRRKLIVQPVFNSLGKVMPPIGDTEREAIEAGATWFEAELFSGKPDWDDFSKTRFTTLSEEEQSFIDNEVEQLCGMLNEWQIYHELRDLPEEVWQFLKDKGFFSLIIPKEYGGKDFSPYAQSRMMSKIATRSLTAAVTAMVPNSLGPGELLAKYGTDEQKQRWLPDLAAGKEIPCFGLTGPEVGSDASNLPDRGVICTQEVDGEEVLGMRLSFAKRWITLAPIATVVGLAFKLYDPDHLLGDEEELGITCALLPANTPGVEIGRRHNPGGSPFMNGPINGTDVFVPLDAIIGGPDMAGKGWRMLIECLGAGRGVSLPALATASAEMGYQTAGAFGRIRRQFNTAVGQFEGVQEASAEVAGLAYTLEAYRHLVTRGLEEGTISVVTAMAKYHSTEMMRRLINRGMDIASGRAVQAGPRNFMALPYQAIPIAITVEGANILTRSLMIFGQGALRCHPFLYDELNALQDEDQERGLETFEALFLKHAGHTIGNMCRGLVHALTGGRLADIPANADSFSTPWYRLISRYSAVLASTSDAAFALLGGDLKRRELLSARLGDVHSQLLIACAVLKFHGTLPRDEANDAHATYALHHALSQAHEALEAFYRNLGTFGIGCLLKGWFFPLGRPTGAQRPGDDLIRTVGDQIMEPTSVREALASYTYRCDDPEDAIGRVENTYRKLLEVEPAYLAFLKADGKGELDGETLEERLHVAVAKGVIAGDKVNELLEYDALRYDCLLTDAFDFELKEVKMHTERPV; encoded by the coding sequence ATGTTGAGTCTGCTGGCCTTGCTGATTCTGGCCGCCACTCTGATCACCGTTTTCTATTTACAACTGTCGCTGACCGTCGGCTCCATCACTTTCGTGGTGGCGTATCTGTTGTGCGGCGTGCTGTTCGCCGGCTGGTTGTTGAATCCTCTGCTGCTGATTCTGGTGGCGGCGGCCCTGGTGGTGCTCAACCACCCGGGACTGCGCCGTAAGCTGATCGTGCAACCGGTGTTCAACAGCCTCGGCAAGGTGATGCCGCCGATCGGCGACACCGAGCGCGAAGCCATCGAAGCCGGCGCCACCTGGTTCGAAGCCGAGCTGTTCAGCGGCAAGCCGGATTGGGATGATTTCTCCAAGACCCGCTTCACCACCCTCAGCGAGGAGGAGCAGTCCTTCATCGACAACGAGGTGGAACAGCTCTGCGGCATGCTCAATGAATGGCAGATTTACCATGAGCTGCGCGACCTGCCCGAGGAGGTCTGGCAATTCCTCAAGGACAAGGGCTTCTTCAGCCTGATCATCCCCAAGGAGTACGGTGGCAAGGATTTCAGCCCCTACGCCCAGAGCCGGATGATGAGCAAGATCGCCACCCGCTCACTGACCGCCGCCGTTACCGCCATGGTGCCCAACTCCCTCGGCCCGGGCGAACTGCTGGCCAAATACGGCACCGACGAGCAAAAACAGCGCTGGTTGCCGGACCTGGCCGCCGGCAAGGAAATCCCCTGCTTCGGCCTGACCGGACCCGAGGTGGGCTCCGACGCCAGCAACCTGCCGGACCGCGGCGTGATCTGCACCCAGGAGGTGGATGGCGAGGAAGTGCTGGGCATGCGCCTGAGCTTCGCCAAGCGCTGGATCACCCTGGCCCCCATCGCCACCGTGGTGGGGCTCGCCTTCAAACTGTATGACCCGGATCATCTGCTCGGCGACGAGGAAGAGCTGGGCATCACCTGTGCCCTGCTCCCCGCGAACACCCCGGGCGTGGAAATTGGCCGGCGCCATAACCCTGGCGGCTCGCCGTTCATGAACGGGCCGATCAACGGCACCGACGTGTTCGTGCCCCTGGACGCCATCATCGGCGGCCCGGACATGGCCGGCAAAGGCTGGCGCATGCTGATCGAATGCCTGGGCGCCGGACGCGGCGTCTCCCTGCCGGCCCTGGCCACCGCCAGCGCCGAGATGGGCTACCAGACCGCCGGCGCCTTCGGCCGTATCCGCCGCCAGTTCAACACCGCCGTGGGCCAGTTCGAGGGGGTGCAGGAAGCCTCCGCCGAAGTGGCCGGCCTCGCCTATACCCTGGAGGCCTATCGCCATCTGGTCACCCGGGGGCTGGAAGAAGGCACTATTTCGGTGGTCACCGCCATGGCCAAGTACCATTCCACCGAAATGATGCGGCGCCTGATCAACCGCGGCATGGACATCGCCAGCGGCCGCGCGGTGCAAGCGGGGCCACGCAACTTCATGGCGCTGCCCTACCAGGCCATCCCCATCGCCATCACGGTGGAAGGCGCCAATATTCTGACCCGATCGCTGATGATCTTCGGCCAGGGCGCATTGCGCTGCCATCCGTTCCTCTACGACGAGCTCAACGCCCTGCAGGACGAGGACCAGGAGCGCGGCCTGGAAACCTTCGAGGCACTGTTCCTCAAGCACGCCGGCCACACCATCGGCAATATGTGCCGGGGTCTGGTCCATGCGCTGACCGGCGGCCGTTTGGCGGACATCCCCGCCAACGCGGACAGCTTCAGCACCCCCTGGTACCGTCTGATCAGCCGTTACAGCGCGGTGCTGGCCAGCACTTCCGACGCCGCTTTCGCACTGCTGGGGGGCGACCTCAAGCGTCGCGAACTGCTCAGCGCCCGGCTCGGCGATGTCCACAGCCAGTTGCTGATCGCCTGCGCCGTACTCAAGTTCCATGGCACCCTGCCCCGGGACGAAGCCAACGACGCCCACGCCACCTATGCCCTGCATCACGCCCTGAGCCAGGCCCACGAAGCACTGGAGGCGTTCTACCGCAACCTGGGCACGTTCGGCATCGGCTGCCTGTTGAAAGGCTGGTTCTTCCCGCTCGGCCGCCCGACCGGCGCCCAACGCCCCGGCGACGACCTGATCCGCACCGTCGGCGATCAGATCATGGAGCCCACCAGCGTGCGGGAAGCCCTGGCCAGCTACACCTACCGCTGCGATGACCCGGAGGACGCCATCGGCCGGGTGGAAAACACCTACCGCAAACTGCTGGAGGTGGAACCCGCTTACCTGGCCTTCCTCAAGGCCGACGGCAAAGGCGAACTGGATGGGGAAACCCTGGAAGAACGCCTGCACGTGGCGGTGGCCAAGGGCGTGATTGCCGGCGACAAGGTGAACGAGTTGCTCGAATACGACGCCCTGCGCTACGACTGCCTGCTCACCGACGCCTTCGACTTCGAACTCAAAGAGGTGAAAATGCACACCGAACGACCGGTGTGA